TCACCACCTACACCACCCTGATCGGCCGCAGCGGCGGTGACATCGATCCCAATATCGGTGACGCCGTGCGCAATGTGCTCATGCACGGCGTCGGCCCGGACGCCGCCGACGCCGACCAGCCCGTCACCATCGACGCCCCCGAGCAGGCCGTCGAACTCGCCTGCACCGGACGCGTGGTGGCCAGCTCGCGCGCCCGCCGGTTCGAGGAGATCGCCGCCGGGGACGAACTGCCCTCCCGCACAGTGCTGCTCACCCGCGGTGACCTGGTGAACTACGCCGGCGTCTCCGGCGACGCCAACCCGATCCACTGGAGCGACGACGTCGTGAAGCTGGTCGGCCTGGAAAACGTTGTGGCGCACGGCATGCTGACCATGGGTCTGGGCGGCGGCTTCGTCACCTCCTGGCTCGGCGACCCGGGCGCGGTCAAGGAGTACAACGTCCGCTTCACCAGCCCCGTCTACGTCCCCGCCGACCGTCCGGCGGAGATCGAATACACCGGCAAGGTGAAGTCCGTGGACCCCGAGACCCGCACCGCGGTGATCGCGATCGTGGCGAAGTCGGAGGGCCGCAAGATCTTCGGCCGCGCCACCGCAACCGTCCAGCTGTTCTGACTCTCGACCAGGCAGGCCAGGCCCCTGGATTCGACCTACGCTGCGCCACCCCGATTGGCGATCGCCGCGCGGGGTGACGTAGACTCGGGAATCTGGGGTCACCAGCCGATGCGCGCTGCTCCGAGGAGCGGCGCGTATGTTGTGTGAAACCCCGTGTACAACTGAAGAAGAACAGTGGCTGGACCCAACCCCGTCCGGCCGAAGGGGCGTAGCTCAACTGGCAGAGCAGCGGTCTCCAAAACCGCAGGTTGCAGGTTCAAGTCCTGTCGCCCCTGCCCTGGATGCCGACGTAGAGAGGATCGACGTGCGCGACGAGGAGCGGGACCTTCGCCACGAAGATGGCGATGACACCGCCGCGGTGGCTCGGCCGAGCGGCAAGCGATCCGCCCGGCGTGCACGCGCCGCGTCGTCGACCGCGACCATCGAGCGGCCGTCCCCGACGAAGGCAACCACCAAGCAGTCCGGCAAAGCCAAGAAGGCCGGAAAAGACGGCCGGGCCAATCCCTTCGTGAGCCTGTGGACGTTCCTCAAGCAAGTTGTTGCGGAACTACGCAAGGTCATCTGGCCCAACCGCAAACAGATGGTCACCTATACGAGCGTTGTCCTGGTGTTCGTGATCTTCGTGATCGCGTTCATCGGCGGGTTGGATGTGGCGTTCATCAAGGGTGTCAGCTGGCTCTTCGGCTAGGCGGCACGATGACCGCCTCTGACCGTCGCAGCCGGTGACCGGCCCCCGTGCAGAGGCGGGGAGCGGGACCATCCGCCGGGCGTATTGCCCCGGCGCGCAGAGGATTACGTGACGACCAAGAAAGCGAGTGCCCCAGTGAGCACCCCGGAGAACGGCACAACCGAGGAATTCCCGGTGGAGGACGTGGTGATCGAGGAGACCGCCGCGGACGCCGACGACGCTGAGGCCACCGACGCCGCCGACGACTTCACCGCCGCCGAGGCCGGCGAGTTCGCCGCCGACGCCGAGGAGGACGAGCCCGCCCGGCCCGCCGCCCAGATCACCGACGAGCCCGCCGACCCGGTGGCCGAGATGACGGCCGCGCTGCGTCGCGCCCCCGGTGACTGGTATGTCGTGCACTCCTACGCCGGCTACGAGAACAAGGTGAAGACCAATCTCGAGACCCGCGTGCAGAACCTCGGTCTCGAGGAGTACATCTTCCAGGTCGAGGTGCCGACCGAAGAGGTCACCGAGATCAAGAACGGCCAGAAGAAGAACGTCAACCGCAAGGTGCTGCCGGGCTACATCCTGGTTCGCATGGAGCTCAACGACGAGTCCTGGGGCGCGGTGCGCAACACCCCCGGCGTCACCGGTTTCGTCGGCGCCACCTCGCGCCCGTCGCCGCTGACCATCCCCGAGGTCGTGAAGTTCCTGGTCCCGGCCGCGCAGCAGAAGAAGGCGGCCCCGGCCACCGCGGCTGCCGCCGCCGCGGCGAGCACCGGCGGCGACGCCCCGCTGACCAAGCCGATCATCGAGGTCGACTTCGAGGTCGGCGAGTCGGTCACCGTCATGGACGGCCCCTTCGCCACCCTCCCGGCCAGCATCTCCGAGGTCAATGCCGAGCAGCAGAAGCTCAAGGTGCTGGTCTCGATCTTCGGCCGCGAGACTCCGGTCGAGCTGGCCTTCACGCAGGTCGCCAAGATCTAGTCGCATGAAGGCGGTGGCCCGGGTTTCACCCGGTGTCACCGCCTTTTTTGCGTTCACGTAGACTTGCCGGGTTGTGCCTCGGGCCGAAACTTGACTTTCCCCAGGCACGCGAATCCCGGATAAGGCTTACGGGAATCCGTAAGGAACCTAACCCAAGGAAGAAAGATGCCCCCGAAGAAGAAGAAGGTCTCTGGGCTTATCAAGCTCCAGATCCAGGCCGGTGCCGCTAACCCGGCCCCGCCGGTCGGCCCCGCGCTGGGTCAGCACGGCGTCAACATCATGGAGTTCTGCAAGGCGTACAACGCGGCGACCGAGTCGCAGCGCGGCAACGTCATCCCGGTCGAGATCACGGTCTACGAAGACCGCTCGTTCGACTTCAAGCTGAAGACGCCGCCCGCCGCGCGTCTGCTGCTGAAGGCCGCGGGAATCCAGAAGGGTTCGGCCGAGCCGCACCGCAACAAGGTCGCGCAGATCACCATGGACCAGGTCCGTGAGATCGCCAAGACCAAGCAGGAAGACCTGAACGCCAACGACATCGACGCCGCGGCGAAGATCATCGCCGGCACCGCCCGCTCGATGGGTATCACCATCGCGGAGTAGAGCTTTCGAGCTCGCTGTGGGAGGGACCGCCTGTCCCGCACCACTTCTGACTTAGACAAGGACAGACAAACATGGCAAAACGAAGCAAGGCTTATCTCGAGGCGGCCGCCAAGGTCGACCGCGCCGCGCTGTACTCCCCGCTGAGCGCCGTGCGCCTGGCCAAGGAGACCGCGACCACCAAGACCGACGCGACCGTCGAGGTCGCCGTCCGTCTGGGCGTCGATCCCCGCAAGGCCGACCAGATGGTCCGCGGCACCGTCAACCTGCCGCACGGCACCGGTAAGACCGCCCGCGTCATCGTGTTCGCCGTCGGCGACAAGGCCGCCGAGGCCGAGGCCGCCGGTGCCGACGCCGTGGGCGCCGAGGACCTGATCGAGCGCATCCAGGGTGGCTGGCTGGACTTCGACGCCGCCATCGCGACCCCGGACCAGATGGCCAAGGTCGGTCGCATCGCGCGTGTCCTGGGCCCGCGCGGTCTGATGCCGAACCCCAAGACCGGCACCGTCACCCCCGACGTGACCAAGGCCGTTCAGGACATCAAGGGCGGCAAGATCAACTTCCGTGTCGACAAGCAGGCCAACCTGCACTTCGTGATCGGCAAGGCTTCCTTCGACGATGCGAAGCTGGCCGAGAACTACGGCGCCGCGCTCGACGAGATCCTGCGTGTCAAGCCCTCCACCGCGAAGGGCCGCTACGTCAAGAAGGTGACGTTCTCCACGAACACCGGACCGGGCATCCCGGTGGATCCGAACCGCACCCGCAACTTCGCCGAAGAGGACTGAGTCTTCTTCGCGATCGCGTAGCGACGCAAAAACATACAAGGGCCAGCGCGATAAATCGCGCTGGCCCTTGGTGGTTGGTGGGGCCGGGTGCTTCGCGACTCGCAGTTGGGGCGGTGAATCGCGCTGCCCTTGGTGGTTGGTGGGGCCGGGTGCTTCGCGACTCGCAGTTGGGGCGGTGAATCGCGCTGCCCTTGGTGGTTGGCGGGGCCGAGTGCTTCGCGACTCGCAACTGGGGCGGTGAATCGCGCTGGCCCTTGGCGGTTGGTGCCGGGGTGGTCAGCCGACGTGGGGGTTGAGGTCCATGGTGCAGATGTGGCTGCTGCCCGGGGCCAGGGCGCCGAGGGTGCAGAAGAGGACGGCGAGGCCGCCGACGACTACTTCGCCCGGACCGGGCATGTTGGCGGATCCGGCCCAGAGGCCGGAGGAGCCGGAGCTGCCGCCCGAGCCGGAGTCGGCGACCGGGATGGCCGCACCGGAAGTAGGGGCGGCATTCGCGGGGGTGAGCGCGAGGCCGCACAGCGCGGCGGAAATGGTCGCGGCGGCAAGGGATTTGACGAGCATGGTGGAGCTTTCTGAGATCGATCCCGCGGCGCGGGGTGATCCGCCCTCGGTGGGGTTAGTTGGCGGAGCCGGAGTTCGGGGTGTTGCAGAGGGGGTTGGGGTTGGGGGAGGGGGAGGCCCACATGCCGCAGAGGAGGACGTAGAGGAGGGAGAGGGGGACTTTGAGGAGTTGGGCGGAGCCTGAGGCGGAGCCGGAGTCGGCGATGGAGTCCGCGATGGATTGGGCGGGGGCGGCGGGCGTCACAGGGGTCGCTGTGGCGGGGGTGGCGGCCATGCCGATCAGGGCGGTCGAGAGTGCGGTGGCGGCAAGGGCTTTGGTGAGCATTCGGCTCATGGGGGGACCTCCGATTCGGTGAACGCGTTGAACGTAGCCGGTGAAATGCTCGCTATGAATACCCATGTTTTCTGGGGGCAGGGAGTTGTAACGCCCTGCTGCGGGTAGGCGAACGCGCGCCGGGTGCGGCGTGGCGTTCTCGACACGCCGGGCGACCGGGGGAGCGATCGAGGTCGCGGGGTTGGGCGCGGGCGGGGTTTGGATGGGACGAGGGTGATCGTCCATCCGAGGTGGAGGCGTGATGAACCGATATCGGTCGGCGGCAATGCTTTTCGGGGTGGCGTTGGTGACCGCTATGTCCGTTGATTCCGTGGCGCACGCGGAGGCGGGGCGGGTGCCGGTGGGCGGGGGAACGGGGGTGGCCCTGCAGTGGGGGGCGCCGGTGGGCTCGGTGGCGCTGGTGCATTTCTGCACGCTGACCGCGATCGGGTCGGATGCGGCGGGGAATCTGGTGGGGCTCACGAATGCGCACTGCGCGTCGGGGAGCCAGCGGCACGGGGTCGGAGACGCGGTCTATCCGCAGTCGGCGGTGGCCGGCGGCGGATTCGACCCGGCGGTGGAGCGGATCGGGACGGTGGACTACATCAGCGGCGGGAATCCGATCGCGCCCGGACCGCACGGTGTCGGACTGGATTACGCCGTCATCGTTTTCGACCGAGACAAGGTGGAACCCGTTGCGACGGTGGGGGATACGACCATCCGCCGCATCGCCGCACCGCCGCCGGAAGGAACTCCGGTCTGCAAACAGGGCAACACCAGCGGCCGGACCTGCGGCACCACGCTCACCTCGATGGGCCCCTACCTGGTGACCACGGTGCCCGAGTTCCCCGGCGACTCCGGAGCACCGGTGGTCGCGGGCGACGCGCTGATCGGCAATCAGTGGGTGTGGGGCGGCAGTTCGTCGATCACCGCCATCCTCGAGGATCTGGACCGCCGCGGCGGGCTCGGAGCCGGATTCCACCTCGATTTTGCTGGGTAGATGCGCGTCCGCTATATTGGACGACGGTCCTCGACCGGCTTTTCGAAGTCACGGCTTTTCGAAGCCACTGTCGAAGATCACCCCCAATCGTTCTACCGAAGACCGTTGGTTGCTGCCGCGAGGCAGTCGAAGGTCCGGCGATATTGCCGGCGACCCACGCAGGGAGAGCCGAGGTCGGGAAACCGCGAGCAATCGCGATCGTTTCTTGTGCGCCCCGGGTTCGCTCTGCGACCGGGGCGTTAGCTTTGTCGCCGGCCCCTGTGGCGGAACTCGGTAGTTCATACGAGAACCGACCATCCAGAGAGGAGGCGAAGTATGGCAAAGGCTGAGAAGGTCACCGCGGTCGCGGAGATCACTGAGCAGTTCAAGTCGTCCACGGCGACGGTCGTCACGGAATACCGTGGCCTGTCGGTCGGCAAGATCACTGAGCTGCGTCGTGCGCTCGGCGCGAACGCTACCTACTCCGTCGCCAAGAACACCCTGGTCAAGCGTGCCGCCGCAGAGGCGGGCGTGGAAGGCCTGGATGACTTGTTCGTCGGTCCGACCGCTATCACCTTCATCACCGGTGAGCCGGTCGACGCCGCGAAGGCGCTGAAGGCGTTCGCCAAGGACAACAAGGCGCTCATCATCAAGGGCGGCTACATGGACGGCGCCGCGCTGTCCGTGTCCGAGGTCGAGCGCATCGCCGACCTGGAGTCGCGCGAGGTGCTGCTGGCCAAGCTGGCCGGTGCCATGAAGGGCAACCTGTCGAAGGCCGCCGGCCTGTTCGCCGCTCCCGGCAACCAGGTCGCGCGCCTGCTGGCCGCGCTGCAGGAGAAGAAGGAAGCCGAGGGTGGCGCTGCCGCTCCGGCCGCCGATGCTCCGGCCGACGCCGAATAAGTCACTACCCCAAACCTATTCGTCGCTGCCCGCGCGGTGACGGAACTACCGAAAGGAAATATCAATGGCCAACGTTGATGAGCTGCTCGAGACCTTCGCCGGCATGACCCTGCTGGAGCTGTCCGAGTTCGTGAAGGCGTTCGAGGACAAGTTCGAGGTCACCGCCGCTGCTCCGGTCGCCGTCGCCGCCGCCGGTGGCGCTGCTGCCCCCGCCGAGGCCGCCGAGGAGCAGGACGAGTTCGACGTCATCCTCGAGGGTGCCGGCGACAAGAAGATCCAGGTCATCAAGGTCGTTCGCGAGATCGTCTCCGGCCTGGGCCTGAAGGAAGCCAAGGACCTGGTCGAGGGCGCCCCGAAGGCGATCCTGGAGAAGGTCAACAAGGAGGCCGCCGAGGCCGCCAAGGCGAAGCTCGAAGAGGCCGGCGCCAAGATCACCGTCAAGTAAGACGGAGATCCGCCGGGGCGACCCGGCGCCCGGAGGGGGAGGTATGCGGGGGCAACCCCCGCACCCCCCGAAAGGAAGCAGGCTTCGCCCCGAACCGGATGGGTGGGAGATTCCCCAATCACCGGGATTCCGGGCGACACGTCGGTTGTGAAAAGAGCGGTTCCCATTGGGGGGCCGCTCTTTTCGCGTATTCTTCTCCCTTGATTCCACCGTGATCGGGACACGCGAATGAAACTTTCTACCGACCGGTCAGGTCCCGGTGTCCGAGACGGTATATATGCGATACAGTGGCCGAACCTACTGTGATGCGCCACACCGCGCGAATTTTGTGGCTTGCGGTTACATGTAGGGCGCTCGTCGGAGAAAGTGGAGGTTGGCGTGGGCGTCGAGGTCAGGACCGAAGGCATCACGAAGTCGTTCGGTTCCCAGCGTATTTGGCAGGACGTCACGCTGACGCTGCCGCCGGGGGAAGTCAGCGCTCTGCTCGGCCCGTCGGGTACCGGTAAGTCCGTCTTCCTGAAGTCGTTGATCGGCCTGCTCCGCCCGGAGAAGGGCTCGATCTACATCGACGGCACCGACATCACCACCTGCTCGAACAAGGATCTGTACGAGATCCGCAAGCTGTTCGGCGTCCTGTTCCAGGACGGCGCGCTGTTCGGGTCCATGAACCTGTTCGACAACACGGCCTTCCCGTTGCGCGAGCACACCAAGAAGAGCGAATCCGAGATCAAGAAGATCGTCATGGAGAAGCTCGAGCTGACCGGTCTGCTCGGCGCCGAGGGCAAGCTGCCCGGTGAGATCTCCGGTGGTATGCGCAAGCGCGCCGGCCTGGCTCGCGCGCTGGTGCTGGACCCGCAGATCATTCTCGTCGACGAGCCGGACTCGGGTCTGGATCCCGTTCGCACGACCTATCTCTCGCAGCTGTTGATCGATATCAACGCGCAGATCGACGCGACGATCCTGATCGTCACGCACAACATCAACCTGGCCCGGACCGTGCCGGACAACATCGGCATGCTGTTCCGCCGCAACCTGGTCATGTTCGGCCCCCGCGAGGTGCTGCTCACCTCGGAGGAGCCGGTGGTCAAGCAGTTCCTCAACGGCCGCATGCAGGGCCCCATCGGTATGTCCGAGGAGAAGGACGAAGCCCAGATGGCCCGCGAGCAGGCCATGTTCGACGCCGGTCACCACAGCGGCGGCGCCGAAGAGGTCGAGGGCATCATCCCGCAAATGAAGGCGCAGCCCGGTATGCCCGTGCGCGGCGCCGTGGCGCGGCGCCGCGAGCGGGTTCGCCAGATCATGCACCAGCTGCCGCCGGCTGCCCAGGAGGCCATCCGGGAGTCCATGGAGCAGAACGGCGATGATCCCGACACGCAGGTGATTCCCGCCTACCAGGGCGGGTACGACACCACGGTTCGACAGAACCTGACTAACGGGTAACATACGCGGCGTGAACCCCACCCTGACGCGACTGCGCACCCCGGTCGAGTCGGGACTTGCCCAGGCCGGCAACATCTTCG
This sequence is a window from Nocardia yunnanensis. Protein-coding genes within it:
- a CDS encoding peptidase S1, which codes for MSVDSVAHAEAGRVPVGGGTGVALQWGAPVGSVALVHFCTLTAIGSDAAGNLVGLTNAHCASGSQRHGVGDAVYPQSAVAGGGFDPAVERIGTVDYISGGNPIAPGPHGVGLDYAVIVFDRDKVEPVATVGDTTIRRIAAPPPEGTPVCKQGNTSGRTCGTTLTSMGPYLVTTVPEFPGDSGAPVVAGDALIGNQWVWGGSSSITAILEDLDRRGGLGAGFHLDFAG
- the nusG gene encoding transcription termination/antitermination protein NusG, which translates into the protein MSTPENGTTEEFPVEDVVIEETAADADDAEATDAADDFTAAEAGEFAADAEEDEPARPAAQITDEPADPVAEMTAALRRAPGDWYVVHSYAGYENKVKTNLETRVQNLGLEEYIFQVEVPTEEVTEIKNGQKKNVNRKVLPGYILVRMELNDESWGAVRNTPGVTGFVGATSRPSPLTIPEVVKFLVPAAQQKKAAPATAAAAAAASTGGDAPLTKPIIEVDFEVGESVTVMDGPFATLPASISEVNAEQQKLKVLVSIFGRETPVELAFTQVAKI
- the rplJ gene encoding 50S ribosomal protein L10 codes for the protein MAKAEKVTAVAEITEQFKSSTATVVTEYRGLSVGKITELRRALGANATYSVAKNTLVKRAAAEAGVEGLDDLFVGPTAITFITGEPVDAAKALKAFAKDNKALIIKGGYMDGAALSVSEVERIADLESREVLLAKLAGAMKGNLSKAAGLFAAPGNQVARLLAALQEKKEAEGGAAAPAADAPADAE
- a CDS encoding ABC transporter ATP-binding protein, with protein sequence MGVEVRTEGITKSFGSQRIWQDVTLTLPPGEVSALLGPSGTGKSVFLKSLIGLLRPEKGSIYIDGTDITTCSNKDLYEIRKLFGVLFQDGALFGSMNLFDNTAFPLREHTKKSESEIKKIVMEKLELTGLLGAEGKLPGEISGGMRKRAGLARALVLDPQIILVDEPDSGLDPVRTTYLSQLLIDINAQIDATILIVTHNINLARTVPDNIGMLFRRNLVMFGPREVLLTSEEPVVKQFLNGRMQGPIGMSEEKDEAQMAREQAMFDAGHHSGGAEEVEGIIPQMKAQPGMPVRGAVARRRERVRQIMHQLPPAAQEAIRESMEQNGDDPDTQVIPAYQGGYDTTVRQNLTNG
- the secE gene encoding preprotein translocase subunit SecE, coding for MRDEERDLRHEDGDDTAAVARPSGKRSARRARAASSTATIERPSPTKATTKQSGKAKKAGKDGRANPFVSLWTFLKQVVAELRKVIWPNRKQMVTYTSVVLVFVIFVIAFIGGLDVAFIKGVSWLFG
- the rplK gene encoding 50S ribosomal protein L11; protein product: MPPKKKKVSGLIKLQIQAGAANPAPPVGPALGQHGVNIMEFCKAYNAATESQRGNVIPVEITVYEDRSFDFKLKTPPAARLLLKAAGIQKGSAEPHRNKVAQITMDQVREIAKTKQEDLNANDIDAAAKIIAGTARSMGITIAE
- a CDS encoding fused (3R)-hydroxyacyl-ACP dehydratase subunits HadA/HadB, which produces MVGYHYRVDDYYEVGREKVREYARAVQDYHPVHWDEDVARSYGHDSLVAPLTFISLVGILAQRKLFEQIVTGYDLSQIMQTDQILEFHRPIKAGDQLSCIVYLHSFRQAFGGDIIVTRNDVVAQNDELVLTTYTTLIGRSGGDIDPNIGDAVRNVLMHGVGPDAADADQPVTIDAPEQAVELACTGRVVASSRARRFEEIAAGDELPSRTVLLTRGDLVNYAGVSGDANPIHWSDDVVKLVGLENVVAHGMLTMGLGGGFVTSWLGDPGAVKEYNVRFTSPVYVPADRPAEIEYTGKVKSVDPETRTAVIAIVAKSEGRKIFGRATATVQLF
- the rplL gene encoding 50S ribosomal protein L7/L12 is translated as MANVDELLETFAGMTLLELSEFVKAFEDKFEVTAAAPVAVAAAGGAAAPAEAAEEQDEFDVILEGAGDKKIQVIKVVREIVSGLGLKEAKDLVEGAPKAILEKVNKEAAEAAKAKLEEAGAKITVK
- the rplA gene encoding 50S ribosomal protein L1, which translates into the protein MAKRSKAYLEAAAKVDRAALYSPLSAVRLAKETATTKTDATVEVAVRLGVDPRKADQMVRGTVNLPHGTGKTARVIVFAVGDKAAEAEAAGADAVGAEDLIERIQGGWLDFDAAIATPDQMAKVGRIARVLGPRGLMPNPKTGTVTPDVTKAVQDIKGGKINFRVDKQANLHFVIGKASFDDAKLAENYGAALDEILRVKPSTAKGRYVKKVTFSTNTGPGIPVDPNRTRNFAEED